From Camelus ferus isolate YT-003-E chromosome 18, BCGSAC_Cfer_1.0, whole genome shotgun sequence, one genomic window encodes:
- the UMOD gene encoding LOW QUALITY PROTEIN: uromodulin (The sequence of the model RefSeq protein was modified relative to this genomic sequence to represent the inferred CDS: deleted 1 base in 1 codon): MGWLFSPTSMRMVVVVTCWAIVAAAADSLEARNCSECHSNATCKLDGVATTCSCQEGFTGDGLVCMDLDECDLPGAHNCSADSSCVNTPGSYACVCPDGFRLSPELGCTDVDECAEPGLSHCHALATCVNGEGNYSCVCPAGYWGDGRHCECSPGSCGPGLDCVPEGDALVCADPCQAHHILDQYWRSTEYGTGFTCDSNLGGWYRFVGQGGVRLPETCVPILRCNTAAPMWLNGTHPSSDEGIVSRTACAHWNGDCCLWDAPVQVKACDGGYFVYNLTAPPECHLAYCTDPSSVEGTCEECSIDEECRSDDGRWHCQCKQDFNITDLSLLEHRLECGVNDIKVSLSKCQLKTLGFEKIIMYLRDSQCSGFSESGDRDWVSVVTPTRDGPCGTVMTRNETHATYSNTLYLADEIIIRDVNIKINFACSYPLDMKVSLKTSLQPVVSALNLSVGGTGMFTVRMALFQTPAYTQPYQGSSVTLSTEAFLYVGTMLDGGDLSRFALLMTNCYATPSSNATDPLKYFIIQDRCPRTEDSTVQVVENGESPQGRFSVQMFRFAGNYDLVYLHCEVYLCDTMKEKCKPTCSGTRFRSGGTIDQNHVLNLGPITRKGSQATVSRAAPSSSGLLKVWLPLLLSATLTLMSQ; encoded by the exons ATGGGGTGGCTTTTCTCTCCAACCTCAATGCGGATGGTAGTGGTGGTGACCTGCTGGGCCATCGTAGCTGCAGCCGCTGACTCCTTGGAAGCAC GAAATTGCTCTGAATGTCACAGCAACGCCACCTGCAAGTTGGACGGGGTTGCCACGACGTGCTCCTGCCAAGAGGGCTTCACTGGCGACGGCCTGGTGTGCATGGACCTGGACGAATGCGACCTTCCTGGGGCCCACAACTGCTCCGCCGACAGCAGCTGTGTGAACACGCCAGGCTCCTACGCGTGCGTCTGCCCTGACGGCTTCCGCCTGAGCCCAGAGCTCGGCTGCACCGACGTGGACGAGTGCGCGGAGCCGGGGCTCAGCCACTGCCATGCCCTGGCCACCTGCGTCAACGGCGAGGGCAACTACTCGTGCGTGTGCCCCGCAGGCTACTGGGGGGACGGGCGGCACTGTGAGTGCTCTCCGGGCTCCTGCGGGCCA GGGCTGGACTGCGTGCCCGAGGGCGATGCGCTCGTGTGCGCCGATCCGTGCCAGGCGCACCACATCCTAGACCAGTACTGGCGCAGCACGGAGTACGGGACGGGCTTCACCTGTGACTCGAACCTGGGCGGCTGGTACCGCTTCGTGGGGCAGGGCGGCGTGCGCCTGCCCGAGACCTGCGTGCCCATCCTGCGCTGCAACACGGCCGCGCCCATGTGGCTCAACGGCACGCACCCGTCCAGCGACGAGGGCATCGTGAGCCGCACGGCCTGTGCGCACTGGAACGGCGACTGCTGCCTGTGGGACGCGCCCGTCCAGGTGAAGGCCTGTGACGGCGGCTACTTTGTCTACAACCTCACGGCGCCCCCCGAGTGCCATCTGGCGTATTGCACAG ACCCCAGCTCCGTGGAGGGAACGTGTGAGGAGTGCAGTATTGATGAGGAGTGCAGATCAGATGATGGTAGATGGCACTGCCAATGCAAACAGGACTTCAACATCACTG ATCTCTCCCTCCTGGAGCACAGGCTGGAATGTGGGGTCAATGACATCAAGGTATCCCTGAGCAAGTGCCAGCTGAAGACCCTGGGCTTTGAGAAGATCATCATGTACCTGCGAGACAGCCAGTGCTCAGGCTTCTCTGAGAGCGGTGACCGGGACTGGGTGTCTGTGGTGACCCCGACCAGGGATGGCCCCTGTGGGACAGTGATGACG AGGAATGAAACCCATGCCACATACAGCAACACCCTCTACCTGGCAGATGAGATCATCATCCGTGACGTCAACATCAAAATCAACTTTGCGTGCTCCTATCCTCTGGACATGAAAGTCAGCCTGAAGACCTCCCTGCAGCCAGTGGTCAG cGCCCTGAACCTCAGCGTGGGTGGGACCGGCATGTTCACCGTGCGGATGGCGCTCTTCCAGACCCCTGCCTACACGCAGCCCTACCAAGGCTCCTCCGTGACCCTGTCCACCGAGGCCTTTCTCTACGTGGGCACCATGCTGGATGGGGGCGACTTGTCCCGGTTTGCACTGCTGATGACCAACTGCTACGCCACGCCCAGCAGCAATGCCACAGACCCCTTGAAGTACTTCATCATCCAGGACAG ATGTCCCCGCACTGAGGACTCAACCGTCCAAGTGGTGGAGAACGGGGAGTCCCCTCAAGGCCGGTTTTCCGTCCAGATGTTCCGATTTGCAGGAAACTACGACCTGGTCTACCTGCACTGTGAGGTGTATCTCTGTGACACCATGAAGGAAAAGTGCAAACCT ACCTGCTCCGGGACCAGATTCCGCAGTGGGGGCACCATAGACCAAAACCATGTCCTGAACTTGGGTCCCATCACACGGAAAG GGAGCCAGGCCACAGTCTCCAGGGCTGCTCCCAGCAGCTCAG GGCTCCTGAAGGTCTGGCTGCCTCTGCTTCTGTCGGCCACCTTGACCCTGATGTCTCAGTGA